One Saccharomyces kudriavzevii IFO 1802 strain IFO1802 genome assembly, chromosome: 4 genomic region harbors:
- the ADR1 gene encoding DNA-binding transcription factor ADR1 (similar to Saccharomyces cerevisiae ADR1 (YDR216W); ancestral locus Anc_8.425) has product MAIIEKPNACSGFQVVDLNSCFAGDFSDIKQETEIGTDDSPILLMSSSASRENSNTFSVIQRTPDGKIITTNNNMNSKINKQLDKLPENLRLNGRTPSGKLRSFVCEVCTRAFARQEHLKRHHRSHTNEKPYPCGLCNRCFTRRDLLIRHAQKIHSGNLGETISQGRRSSRTITKTRKNSASSVKFQTPNYGTPDDGNFSNRATTATTTNATRKTSPSAIAKRKYLKKLTRRASFSAQSASSYALPDQSEVEQHPKDRVKFSTPELVPLDLRTPELNSTVDFNLNVDLGLSLDSNFNMALNHSDSSGSTMNLDYKLPEAAKNYTYSSGSPTTAYIGTHSNLKNASFNDADLLSSSYWIKAYNDHLFSVSESDETSPMNSESTDNKLMVPGLKSAINQWSDSRSSSWTAAVDNSKGSTNNTDFVDFQDLLRNDTLGTDSLQTSAILKGFDILHDDSVSATATSNEIGLSHLNLSNSPISPHRLVYKNKEGSNDDVMVSFELDQPSHREDDLDKLCNMTKDVQTIFDKYMKGEESKRSLNDFLSTSNGKENPDSGNYTFYGLDCLTLSRISRALPVSNINHDLQTSRPPESTLFNESLRNMCVKVLKYYTKLNHDANGNSMDSNPNLLSKELLMPTTTELNEYLDLFKNNFLPHFPIIHPSLLDLDLDNLQRYTNEDGYDDIENIQLFDRLSQGTDKDYDYEHYRILSISKIVCLPLFMATFGSLHKFGYKSQTIELYEMSRRVLHAFLETKRLCRSTAVNDNHQNIWLMQSLILSFMFALVADYLETIDSSLMKRQLSALCSTIRSNCLPTISANSEKSINSNNEPLTFGSSLQYIIFESKIRCTLMAYDFCQFLKCFFHIKFELSIKGNDVDSIYIPDNESKWSSESIISGRHTVQKQNFYDFRNFYYSFTYGHLHSIPESLGSSMIYYEYDLRKGTKSHVFLDRIDTKRLEKSLDTSSYSNDNVGTTSNSIPILIDDTIILKNNLMSMRFIKQIDRSFTEKVRKGQITKIYDSFLDSRKLNFLKNYSVEILCEFLVALNFSIRNISALYIEEGSSDARQGLLEEPRIYLNKQALSVFNLQGYYYSFILIIKFLLDFEATPNFKLLRIFIELRSLANSTLLPKLSKLYPQDFSGFSDVVLMQQVINNTNGVNGPDSSMNERNSSAFAVVKSKLAKRINVEGLEMFINEILVNSFNDTSFLNMEDPIPNEFSFDTGERSVIDATYPPHFPLNSGIEGINVSGLSDSHQTVSTLNLLRYGEHHLSDHTKGEKGQGFAEKYQLSLKYVTIARLFFTNVKENYIHCHMLDKMAGDFRTLEDYLKEVR; this is encoded by the coding sequence ATGGCAATCATAGAAAAACCTAATGCCTGTTCAGGCTTTCAGGTTGTTGACCTGAACTCGTGTTTTGCCGGCGACTTCAGTGATATCAAACAAGAAACAGAAATTGGAACGGATGATTCGCCAATTTTATTAATGTCATCATCAGcttcaagagaaaattcaaaCACTTTCTCCGTGATACAAAGGACCCCGGATGGAAAGATCATCACgacaaataataatatgaACTCCAAAATCAACAAACAACTGGACAAATTGCCCGAAAATCTAAGACTGAACGGTAGGACCCCCAGTGGGAAACTAAGATCTTTTGTCTGCGAAGTTTGTACAAGAGCCTTCGCAAGGCAGGAGCACTTGAAAAGACACCACAGATCTCatacaaatgaaaaaccTTATCCTTGTGGTCTATGTAACAGGTGCTTTACCAGAAGGGATTTATTGATCAGACATGCCCAAAAGATTCATAGCGGCAATTTAGGTGAAACAATTTCACAAGGCAGAAGATCATCTAGAACTATAACCAAGACTCGTAAAAATTCTGCCTCTTCAGTTAAATTCCAAACTCCTAATTATGGGACTCCAGATGATGGCAATTTTTCGAACCGCGCCACCACcgccaccaccaccaatGCAACAAGAAAGACAAGCCCCAGCGCTATTGCGAAACGTAAGTACTTGAAAAAACTCACCCGCAGAGCTTCATTTAGTGCTCAGTCTGCCTCAAGCTATGCCTTGCCTGACCAATCCGAGGTGGAACAACACCCAAAAGATCGCGTCAAATTTTCCACGCCTGAATTGGTTCCACTGGATTTGAGGACCCCTGAACTTAACTCTACTGTTGATTTTAATTTAAATGTAGATTTAGGTTTAAGCCTAGATTCAAACTTCAACATGGCATTAAACCATTCCGATTCCTCTGGCTCCACCATGAATCTGGACTATAAATTGCCCGAAGCTGCAAAGAATTATACGTATTCTTCCGGATCACCCACTACTGCGTATATCGGCACTCACTCGAATCTCAAGAATGCCTCATTCAACGATGCGGATTTATTGTCGTCGTCATACTGGATAAAAGCATACAATGACCATTTGTTTTCAGTCTCTGAAAGTGATGAAACCTCTCCAATGAACTCTGAATCAACCGACAATAAACTGATGGTTCCCGGTTTGAAATCAGCTATCAATCAATGGAGCGACTCAAGGTCCTCCTCTTGGACTGCTGCCGTAGACAACAGTAAGGGTTCTACGAACAATACTGACTTCGTCGACTTCCAAGACTTGTTAAGAAACGACACATTAGGCACTGACTCACTGCAAACCTCTGCAATTTTGAAAGGGTTCGATATTTTACACGATGACAGTGTAAGCGCTACTGCGACTTCTAATGAAATTGGTCTTTCCCACCTGAATTTATCCAATTCTCCAATTTCTCCGCATAGGTTAGTTTATAAGAATAAAGAGGGAAGCAATGACGATGTCATGGTTTCTTTCGAATTAGACCAACCTTCCCATCGCGAAGATGATTTGGACAAACTGTGTAACATGACAAAAGATGTTCAAACtatctttgataaatataTGAAGGGAGAGGAGTCTAAACGATCActgaatgattttttgtcaaCCTccaatggaaaagaaaatccgGATAGTGGCAATTATACCTTCTATGGATTAGATTGCTTGACTTTATCAAGAATTTCAAGGGCATTACCGGTATCCAATATAAACCATGACCTGCAAACATCTCGTCCTCCGGAATCCACGCTATTCAATGAGTCATTGAGAAATATGTGCGTCAAAGTGCTAAAATACTATACTAAACTCAATCACGATGCCAATGGAAATTCCATGGATTCAAATCCAAACCTGCTCTCTAAAGAATTGTTGATGCCAACTACAACTGAGTTGAACGAATATTTggatcttttcaaaaataattttCTCCCCCACTTTCCCATTATCCATCCAAGCCTACTCGACTTGGATTTAGATAACTTACAGCGGTATACCAATGAAGATGGgtatgatgatattgaaaacatTCAACTGTTTGATCGTTTAAGTCAAGGTACAGATAAGGATTATGACTATGAACACTATCGAATTTTGtcaatttccaaaatcgTCTGTCTCCCCTTGTTTATGGCTACTTTCGGTTCTCTGCATAAATTTGGTTACAAATCCCAAACAATCGAACTGTATGAGATGAGTAGAAGAGTTTTACATGCTTTTCTAGAGACTAAAAGGCTATGCCGCAGTACAGCCGTGAATGATaatcatcaaaatatttggttGATGCAGTCCCTAATATTGAGCTTCATGTTTGCTCTAGTGGCTGATTACTTGGAAACGATTGAttcttctttgatgaaaagacAACTGTCTGCATTATGTTCTACAATTAGATCAAACTGTTTACCAACAATTTCTGCAAATTCCGAAAAGAGTATCAATAGCAATAATGAACCTTTAACGTTTGGTTCCTCACTCCAGTACATCATTTTCGAATCAAAAATCAGATGCACATTGATGGCTTATGATTTTTGCCAATTCCTGAAATGCTTTTTCCATATCAAGTTCGAATTGTCCATAAAGGGAAATGATGTTGATTCTATTTATATACCCGATAATGAGTCGAAATGGTCAAGTGAATCGATAATATCTGGTAGGCATACCGTGCAAAAGCAAAACTTTTATGATTTTAGGAATTTCTATTACAGTTTCACTTATGGTCACTTGCACTCAATACCGGAGTCCTTAGGATCCTCCATGATTTATTATGAGTATGATTTAAGGAAGGGCACTAAGTCTCATGTGTTCCTAGATAGAATCGATACGAAAAGATTAGAGAAGAGTTTGGATACTTCTTCTTATAGCAATGATAATGTGGGAACAACTAGTAATAGTATTCCAATTTTAATTGATGACACtataattttgaagaataacCTAATGTCAATGAGATTTATTAAGCAGATAGACCGTTCCTTTACTGAAAAGGTTAGAAAGGGACAAATCACAAAGATATACGATTCCTTCTTAGATTCTAGGAAATTaaactttttgaagaattattcAGTTGAAATATTATGTGAATTTTTGGTTGCACtaaacttttcaattcgtAATATTTCAGCTTTATACATTGAAGAAGGCTCAAGTGATGCCCGCCAGGGGTTGCTGGAGGAACCAAGAATCTATCTGAATAAGCAAGCGCTCtctgttttcaatttacAAGGCTACTACTATAGCTTCATCTTAATCATAAAATTCCTGCTGGATTTTGAAGCAACACCCAATTTCAAGTTATTAAGGATTTTCATCGAATTAAGGAGCCTTGCAAATTCCACTTTGCTTCCCAAATTGTCAAAATTATATCCTCAAGATTTTTCCGGGTTTTCAGATGTTGTATTGATGCAACAAGTTATAAATAATACAAACGGCGTAAACGGTCCTGATTCATCGATGAACGAACGCAACAGTAGTGCATTTGCGGTTGTAAAGTCCAAATTGGCTAAGAGGATTAATGTTGAGGGATTAGAAATGTTCATTAATGAAATCTTGgtcaattctttcaatgatACTTCCTTTTTAAACATGGAGGACCCTATCCCAAATGAATTCTCTTTTGATACTGGGGAGAGGTCAGTCATAGACGCGACTTATCCACCACATTTTCCATTAAATTCGGGTATAGAAGGAATTAACGTCAGTGGTCTAAGTGACTCGCATCAAACTGTTTCTACCTTGAATCTTCTGCGTTATGGGGAACATCACTTGTCCGATCATACTAAAGGTGAAAAGGGACAAGGTTTTGCTGAAAAGTATCAGTTATCTCTTAAATATGTTACCATCGCAAGGttatttttcaccaatGTTAAAGAGAATTACATTCACTGTCATATGTTAGACAAGATGGCTGGTGATTTCCGTACTTTGGAAGATTACTTGAAGGAGGTCAGATGA
- the RAD9 gene encoding chromatin-binding protein RAD9 (similar to Saccharomyces cerevisiae RAD9 (YDR217C); ancestral locus Anc_8.426), translating into MSGQLVQWKSSPDRVIQNTPTRTSHSPSHSPSIKSDMNEMNVSYDTPEIQAATTNSIEGSPQSNPNPVKFMNANDIFQKPLRLLDESPQHDEELNIEVGDGDRPNTNILRNERTPDLDRISNFFKNNRTPGKENLLTKYESSGLEDTPLSSRRKLTFHNSNNLLEPQISERLKSNTEFCSYKESNDGENNTSLEVTEADATFLQAAELSADNYNCLAEEATTRKKYKADSSLTESIQDRDVQKTEIVASAESPNSISSLGKNGTSKDGWTMRSISEAFENNEDEIKIFGEGGAMRSNSEYHSTNDSKEENSQIIRGSELKAENNEMGKNLNVSSQKNMNNSSTNIEKRATSGTPSNNNVVQETPSIDSRSNRTPSKRWVFRYSRDETEFNSNRSTQIVNNPRTQEMALDNFPINTQSLSKSYNIDTNNELETQIIVSSLSQGISAQKGPDFQSTGQTEEIKTQIINSPEHDALNVTLQTPGNISRISFEPILEVPETSSPSKNALSKPSNSSPIPKEKDTFNVYEKEIETNNVFSNDMQRSLNADSGDHAMVDGSSDFYEQKEIADRVFLQLSGKQKSDLGNDKAEFSSQNELDVKREGTIMSEAELTQELPEVEEQQGLDTSPKTLAKEKLVTTERPKGKETSLQIDADNTNCNPDEQDDAELPPKTFTGQEAGEKNSQFQKKSIRLFQNESQEIVQNRRTIKRRQKDTIEIGEEEENRSTKTSPSKRLKRSTDSEPTSVKREGSSSISLQAGIEEGDEDFRKKTYAFPEGIRVEDSSFLSKDDITNGNAVWCQYSWNYKFYPGILLDIDTNQDSCWIYFESGKSLTKEEDIYYLDIRIGDAVIFDGNEYIVVGLECRSHDPNIIRCIRGYDTVYMKKKNLSGSLGKRTLIKALSSISLDLNEWTKRAKIIMEDNERTKGNAYRYLRHPIRGRKSMTNVLSPKKLTDDEKGMRKHTRMHINDQELRCDNKETIKKSIKDLSSSLGGSPSQLFPSGEIKKGNIFDGCIFVLTSLFENREELHQVIESQGGTVIESGFSVLFDFPHPPSKSLLIKSSPKNIHELDLKLAWKPHCLFTDYRFACLITKRHLRSLKYLETLALGWPTLHWKFISACIEEKRILPRLIHQYLLPSGESFRLSSDSQSKGGIIKSNNIFSFYTKFLQGSNLKDQMHKVKNMLNDYIIIKCGSSELDSFIKFAFACLGANRMFEIDLPSIEVENTEPLLNILGPLVLQIGSTLSDENLKFLIYVNESNGKSQMRLLEKLRSQLSVNFDHLKYIFHTESKEWLIQTIINENTGFRDTVRDDDRCDTIPDADYTDRNI; encoded by the coding sequence ATGTCAGGTCAGTTGGTTCAGTGGAAAAGCTCTCCAGATCGGGTTATCCAGAATACCCCAACAAGAACATCTCATTCACCTTCTCATTCACCTTCGATAAAAAGCGATATGAATGAAATGAATGTTTCCTATGATACGCCTGAAATTCAGGCTGCAACCACAAACAGTATCGAAGGAAGCCCCCAGTCAAACCCGAATCCAGTCAAATTTATGAATGCCAACGACATCTTTCAGAAACCACTAAGGTTGCTCGATGAGAGTCCACAACATGATGAAGAGTTGAATATTGAAGTCGGAGATGGTGATCGACCGAATACCAACATATTGCGCAACGAAAGAACTCCTGACCTTGACCGAATttcaaactttttcaagaataatCGGACTCCtggtaaagaaaatcttttgaCTAAGTACGAAAGCTCCGGTTTAGAAGACACACCTTTATcgtcaagaagaaaattgacTTTCCACAATTCAAATAATCTTCTGGAACCACAGATCTCTGAAAGATTAAAATCAAATACTGAATTCTGCTCTTATAAAGAATCGAATGATGGAGAGAACAACACGTCTTTAGAGGTTACGGAAGCAGATGCCACTTTTCTACAAGCGGCTGAACTTTCTGCTGACAATTACAATTGTTTAGCTGAGGAAGCCACAACACGCAAAAAATATAAAGCCGATTCAAGCTTAACCGAGAGCATACAAGATAGAgatgttcaaaaaactgaaaTTGTGGCATCAGCAGAATCACCTAATTCAATAAGTTCTCTTGGAAAGAACGGAACTTCCAAGGATGGCTGGACCATGAGGAGTATAAGTGAAGCTTTCGAAAATAATGAGGATGAAATAAAGATTTTCGGGGAAGGAGGTGCAATGAGAAGCAATAGCGAATACCACTCAACAaatgattcaaaagaagaaaatagcCAAATAATACGCGGCAGTGAATTGAAAGCAGAAAACAACGAAATGGGCAAGAATCTCAATGTTTCAAGtcaaaagaatatgaataaCTCATCTACCAATATTGAAAAACGTGCTACATCCGGTACGCcttcaaataataatgTAGTGCAGGAAACTCCATCCATTGATAGTCGAAGCAATAGAACACCATCCAAAAGATGGGTGTTTCGATATTCAAGGGACGAAACGGAGTTCAATAGCAACAGATCCACGCAAATAGTCAATAATCCAAGAACACAGGAAATGGCCTTGGATAATTTTCCAATCAATACACAATCGCTATCTAAGAGTTACAATATTGATACAAATAATGAATTAGAGACACAGATAATCGTTTCATCGCTTTCGCAGGGCATATCTGCCCAGAAAGGCCCTGACTTTCAATCTACTGGCCaaacagaagaaatcaaaactcAAATAATTAATTCTCCTGAACACGATGCTTTGAATGTGACGTTACAAACCCCAGGAAATATTTCTCGAATCAGCTTCGAGCCTATCTTGGAAGTTCCTGAGACTAGTTCTCCATCCAAAAATGCGCTTTCAAAGCCCTCCAACTCTTCTCCCATtccaaaggaaaaagataCGTTCAATGTGTACGAGAAAGAAATAGAGACAAATAATGTTTTTTCGAATGATATGCAACGTTCCTTGAACGCAGATAGTGGAGATCATGCTATGGTAGATGGTTCCTCAGACTTCTAtgaacaaaaggaaatagCCGATAGAGTATTTTTACAACTCTCAGGGAAGCAAAAATCTGACCTTGGGAACGATAAAGCAGAATTTTCGTCTCAAAATGAGCTTGATGTGAAAAGAGAAGGTACAATTATGAGCGAGGCCGAACTAACCCAAGAACTACCTGAAGTAGAAGAACAACAAGGTCTTGATACTTCACCAAAAACATTGGCAAAGGAGAAATTAGTCACAACAGAGAGACCAAAGGGTAAGGAAACTTCACTTCAAATTGACGCTGATAATACGAACTGTAATCCAGATGAACAAGACGACGCAGAATTGCCCCCAAAAACCTTCACTGGACAAGAAGCTGGGGAAAAAAACTcacaatttcaaaaaaaatccataaGATTATTCCAGAATGAATCACAGGAAATTGTTCAGAATAGAAGAACGATAAAGCGACGCCAAAAGGACACAATAGAAATCGGCGAAGAGGAGGAGAACAGAAGCACAAAAACATCGCCTTCAAAGCGTTTGAAGAGAAGCACGGATTCTGAACCCACTTCTGTCAAAAGAGAAGGATCCAGCAGCATTAGTTTGCAAGCAGGTATTGAAGAAGGCGATGAAGACTTCAGAAAGAAAACCTATGCGTTTCCTGAAGGTATTAGAGTTGAGGATAGCAGTTTTTTATCGAAAGACGACATTACCAATGGAAATGCGGTATGGTGTCAGTATTCATGGAATTACAAATTTTATCCTGGTATTTTACTAGATATTGACACTAATCAAGATAGTTGTTGGATTTATTTTGAATCAGGAAAATCATTAACCAAAGAGGAGGACATATACTATTTAGATATTCGAATAGGCGATGCCGTCATTTTTGATGGAAATGAGTACATAGTGGTGGGCCTAGAGTGCCGTAGCCATGATCCCAATATTATAAGGTGTATCAGAGGTTATGATACCGTTtatatgaaaaagaagaatttaaGCGGATCTTTGGGGAAAAGGACCCTAATCAAAGCATTGAGCTCCATAAGTCTCGACTTAAACGAATGGACTAAAAGAGCGAAAATCATAATGgaagataatgaaagaACTAAAGGCAACGCATATAGATATTTGAGGCATCCCATCAGGGGAAGGAAATCGATGACTAACGTTCTGTCACCGAAGAAACTAactgatgatgaaaaggGAATGAGAAAGCATACTAGGATGCATATTAACGACCAAGAATTGAGGTGCGATAACAAAGAAACtatcaaaaaaagtatcAAAGATTTATCGTCATCGCTTGGGGGTTCCCCAAGCCAACTTTTCCCTTCGggagaaatcaaaaaaggaaatatatTTGATGGATGCATTTTCGTTTTGACAAGTTTATTTGAGAATAGAGAGGAACTGCACCAGGTCATTGAATCTCAAGGCGGTACTGTGATTGAATCTGGGTTTTCCgttttgtttgattttcCTCACCCACCATCTAAATCCCTACTCATTAAAAGTAGTCCGAAGAATATACACGAATTGGACTTGAAGCTAGCTTGGAAACCTCACTGCTTATTTACTGATTATAGGTTTGCTTGCTTAATCACGAAGCGGCATTTAAGAAGCTTAAAATATTTAGAAACTTTGGCGTTGGGATGGCCTACACTACACTGGAAATTTATAAGTGCATGCATTGAggagaaaagaatattacCACGCTTGATACATCAATACTTATTACCTTCGGGAGAGAGTTTTAGATTATCTTCAGATTCTCAATCAAAGGGAGGAATAATTAAATctaataatattttctcattttATACCAAATTTTTACAGGGATCTAATTTAAAAGATCAAATGCACAAGGTTAAAAATATGTTAAATGACTATATTATAATTAAATGCGGTAGTTCTGAACTGGACagttttatcaaatttgcATTTGCCTGTTTGGGCGCAAATAGAAtgtttgaaattgatttaCCTAGTATTGAGGTAGAAAATACGGAGCCGTTATTAAATATTTTAGGCCCTTTAGTCCTTCAGATAGGATCGACATTAtctgatgaaaatttaaaatttctCATATATGTTAACGAAAGTAACGGGAAATCTCAGATGAGACTTCTCGAAAAATTGAGAAGCCAACTATCTGTAAACTTTGATCACCtcaaatatatatttcacacagaatcaaaagaatgGTTAATCcaaacaataatcaacgAGAATACCGGTTTTCGCGATACTGTCAGGGACGACGACAGATGCGACACCATTCCTGATGCCGATTACACGGACAGGAATATATAA
- the SPR28 gene encoding septin SPR28 (similar to Saccharomyces cerevisiae SPR28 (YDR218C); ancestral locus Anc_8.428) — MNDYSALEHHTPNRDELRRRKGYKKGLQLSILLLGEKGSGKSTFLNNLCGKHISLSDDDDDEVAKNAAIKKGNAIQDTNAEYKTAHLSPGLRIVTKRVYLNDELGVPITLDIILFPGCGDNVDNSQSSVEIKRYLDQQFENVLKEEVRIKRNTRDTDGRPHVCLYFLKSTPRGVKKFDVELMKTICDKVNLIPIIPKADGLTEAELALHKDIVRQEILQNDIHVFDFKSDNLGETLALYDMDVDSNPGKSKYSRDTKIKDISPFAIICSNAIRTTAENSVEHIREYEWGSLIVEDQTTSDFIYLKAILLGSHLQELKDVTNNVLYENYRAEILTEKKIHCDIPNYSYMDEGSRESISNVSTRRSSSSRTLGNLDLNDENAYKIYKEIDEKNKIIEDYQKKIDSLERMLTGPDKSKA, encoded by the coding sequence ATGAACGATTACTCTGCCTTGGAACACCATACTCCGAATAGAGATGAGTTAAGACGTCGTAAAGGTTATAAAAAAGGGTTACAATTATCAATTTTACTACTTGGAGAGAAGGGCAGCGGCAAATCGACATTTTTAAACAACTTATGCGGTAAACATATATCGCTctcagatgatgatgatgatgaagtaGCAAAAAATGCAGccataaaaaaaggaaatgcAATTCAAGATACAAATGCTGAGTATAAAACAGCTCATTTGAGTCCTGGGCTAAGAATTGTTACCAAAAGAGTATACTTGAACGATGAGCTAGGAGTGCCAATCACCCTAGATATCATATTATTTCCCGGCTGCGGTGACAATGTCGATAATTCACAAAGCTCGGTTGAAATTAAAAGGTATTTAGATCAacagtttgaaaatgttttaaaagaagaagtcaGAATAAAGAGAAACACAAGAGACACTGATGGTAGGCCTCAtgtttgtttatatttCCTCAAGAGTACTCCGAGGGGAGTCAAGAAATTTGATGTTGAGCTAATGAAGACAATTTGTGATAAAGTTAATTTGATTCCCATCATTCCGAAAGCTGACGGTCTTACGGAAGCCGAATTAGCATTACACAAAGATATTGTGCgtcaagaaattttacaaaatgatatacatgtttttgatttcaaaagtGATAACTTAGGAGAAACGCTGGCTCTCTATGATATGGATGTGGACAGCAATCCAGGAAAGTCCAAATACTCCCGCGACACGAAAATTAAAGACATATCGCCATTTGCTATCATCTGCAGCAACGCCATCCGCACAACTGCAGAAAATAGTGTTGAGCACATAAGAGAATATGAGTGGGGCAGTTTGATTGTCGAAGATCAAACCACCTCGGATTTTATATACCTGAAGGCAATACTATTAGGGTCCCACCTACAGGAATTGAAAGATGTGACAAACAACGTCTTGTATGAAAATTACAGGGCTGAGATATTAaccgaaaagaaaattcattgcGATATTCCTAATTATAGCTACATGGACGAAGGTTCCCGGGAAAGCATCAGTAATGTTTCCACCAGAAGAAGTAGTTCAAGTAGAACACTGGGGAATCTGGATTTGAACGATGAAAATGCCTACAAAATATACAAAGAAATagatgagaaaaataaaattatcGAAGACTACCAGAAGAAGATTGATTCACTGGAGAGAATGCTAACTGGTCCTGACAAAAGTAAAGCTTAA
- the AHA1 gene encoding Aha1p (similar to Saccharomyces cerevisiae AHA1 (YDR214W); ancestral locus Anc_8.424), with amino-acid sequence MVVNNPNNWHWVDKNCIGWAREYLKEKLVGVEAGSTKDKKYAKIKSVSSIEGDCEVNQRKGKVISLFDLKLTLLIEGHVDSKDGSTLPFEGSINIPEVAFDSEASSYQFEISIFKETSELNEVKPLIRSELLPKLRQLFQQFGKDLLATHGNDIQVPESQVKSDYTRSNQQNSLSEIRGPASKPEKKKSSPATAVAASNANKVTQKGSGNSTSIYLEPTFNVPSCELYETLLDKQRILAWSRSAQFFNSGPKLEVSEMFELFGGNVISELVSCEKDKKLVFRWKLKDWPAAFNSTIEMTFHESQEFHETKLQVKWTGIPVGEEDRVRGNFEEYYVRSIKVTFGFGAVL; translated from the coding sequence ATGGTTGTTAATAATCCAAACAATTGGCACTGGGTCGACAAGAACTGTATTGGATGGGCCAGAGagtatttgaaagagaaactGGTCGGAGTGGAGGCCGGTTCAACGAAAGATAAGAAGTATGCCAAAATTAAATCTGTCTCATCCATCGAAGGTGACTGTGAAGTCAACCAGCGTAAGGGGAAAGTCATATCTTTGTTTGATCTAAAACTCACCCTGTTGATAGAGGGTCATGTCGATTCCAAGGACGGATCGACATTGCCATTCGAAGGTAGCATTAACATTCCCGAAGTCGCTTTTGATAGCGAAGCCTCGAGCTACCAGTTTGAGATATCTATCTTCAAGGAAACTAGCGAACTGAATGAGGTCAAGCCGCTGATCAGATCGGAGTTATTACCCAAATTGAGACAGCTCTTCCAGCAATTCGGCAAAGATTTACTGGCCACCCACGGTAATGACATCCAAGTGCCGGAATCTCAAGTGAAATCCGACTACACCAGAAGCAACCAACAAAACAGCCTCAGCGAGATCAGGGGGCCCGCTTCAAAgccagaaaaaaaaaaatcttcccCCGCCACAGCTGTAGCAGCCTCCAATGCCAACAAAGTCACTCAAAAAGGAAGCGGCAACAGTACATCAATCTATTTGGAACCCACATTCAACGTGCCATCCTGTGAGCTGTATGAAACACTACTTGATAAACAGCGCATACTGGCCTGGAGCAGATCAGCgcagtttttcaacagtGGGCCCAAATTAGAGGTCAGCGAGATGTTCGAGCTGTTTGGCGGTAACGTCATTAGCGAGCTCGTGTCTTGTGAAAAGGACAAGAAATTGGTGTTCCGCTGGAAACTCAAAGACTGGCCTGCGGCTTTCAATTCCACCATCGAAATGACTTTCCACGAATCGCAGGAATTTCATGAAACCAAGCTTCAAGTCAAGTGGACTGGCATACCCGTGGGCGAAGAAGACCGTGTGCGCGgaaactttgaagaatacTACGTGCGTTCCATCAAAGTGACCTTTGGCTTCGGTGCCGTACTATGA